A single Anatilimnocola floriformis DNA region contains:
- a CDS encoding general stress protein has product MSSVYCLAKTNGQAVRIADRLRAAGFNSNDISVLCPDCDSTRDFAIDNSTKAPEGTAIGAGTGAVIGGTLGWLAGIGMLAIPGLGPFIAAGPIMAALSGAAAGGTVGGISGALIGLGVPEYEAQRYEGKLKDGHILLSVHTETSAQTARVRQIFSEEKAEDISTGAEVAVAHH; this is encoded by the coding sequence ATGTCTAGCGTCTACTGCTTAGCGAAAACCAATGGTCAAGCCGTCCGCATCGCCGATCGTCTGCGTGCTGCCGGTTTCAATTCGAACGACATCTCAGTTCTCTGTCCCGATTGCGACAGCACGCGCGACTTCGCGATCGACAACTCGACGAAGGCCCCGGAGGGGACCGCGATCGGCGCCGGCACGGGCGCTGTCATCGGCGGCACGCTCGGCTGGCTCGCGGGAATCGGGATGCTTGCCATTCCGGGTTTGGGACCATTCATCGCGGCCGGCCCGATCATGGCTGCTCTCTCTGGCGCTGCGGCTGGCGGAACCGTCGGCGGCATCTCCGGTGCGCTGATCGGGCTCGGTGTCCCCGAGTATGAAGCCCAACGCTACGAAGGAAAGCTAAAGGATGGCCATATCCTGCTGTCGGTCCACACCGAAACGAGCGCTCAGACCGCGCGCGTCCGCCAGATTTTCAGCGAAGAAAAGGCCGAAGATATTTCGACGGGCGCTGAAGTCGCCGTCGCCCACCACTAG
- a CDS encoding BON domain-containing protein has translation MNSDSNPAANAPANPDGTHTVNKPVSKDPTTKPDDLMQTRRDNTAVNERDQNSGDKTPFDQGNNKEDIRITSEIRQKIVNHEGMSINARNVKIITAGGMVTLRGPVNSQDEKNTIEKFAKDVATNDKVNSELEVAP, from the coding sequence ATGAATTCGGATTCCAACCCAGCAGCCAATGCGCCGGCCAATCCGGATGGAACTCACACGGTAAACAAGCCGGTGAGCAAAGATCCGACCACCAAACCAGACGATCTGATGCAGACGCGGCGTGACAACACCGCCGTGAACGAGCGCGACCAGAACTCGGGCGATAAGACGCCCTTTGACCAAGGGAACAACAAGGAAGATATCCGGATCACCTCCGAAATTCGCCAGAAGATCGTCAATCACGAAGGGATGAGCATCAATGCTCGCAACGTGAAGATCATCACGGCTGGCGGCATGGTGACCTTACGCGGTCCGGTCAATTCGCAGGACGAAAAGAACACGATCGAGAAGTTCGCCAAGGATGTCGCCACCAACGACAAGGTCAACAGCGAACTCGAAGTTGCTCCTTAG
- a CDS encoding Gfo/Idh/MocA family protein, with translation MVRDRALSRRQFLQTTAAASLLSGAPAFLRGQNLNSKLNIAIVGCGGRGGSNLSSVQSENIVGLCDVNSSHVDREGEKFQQARRTTDFRRLFDKDKEFDAVVVSCCEHTHAFATLPALQLGKHVYCEKPLTHSIWEARIIREAAAKAKVATQMGTQIHAGDNYRRVVELIQAGAIGPVRECHVWVSRAWGRQSPEDAKKFGDIVNLQERPAETSPIPANLDWDLWLGPAPERPFHEVYFPGPKWYRWWDFGSGTMSDLGSHWNDLPFWALKLQTPRVITAEGPPPHAELAPASMQATYEYDARGDMPAVKMIWYQGVNKPQIWQDKGIPQWDSGCLFIGDKGMLLSDYGKHVLLPEDDFKDFARPEPFIPKSIGHHAEWLHACKTGAPTTCNFEYAGLLTEANHLGNVAYRTGKKIEWDATNLKAKGVPEADPIIRREYRAGWKLV, from the coding sequence ATGGTTCGCGATCGTGCTCTGTCCCGCCGCCAGTTTCTGCAGACGACGGCGGCTGCGAGTCTTCTCTCTGGTGCGCCCGCATTTCTGCGCGGCCAAAATCTCAACAGCAAACTCAACATCGCGATCGTCGGCTGCGGCGGGCGCGGCGGCAGCAATCTGTCTTCGGTGCAGTCGGAAAATATCGTCGGCCTGTGCGATGTGAATAGCTCGCATGTCGACCGCGAAGGGGAGAAATTTCAACAGGCCCGTCGCACGACTGATTTCCGCCGCCTGTTTGATAAGGACAAAGAGTTCGATGCCGTCGTCGTCAGCTGTTGCGAACACACACATGCCTTTGCGACATTGCCGGCGCTGCAACTCGGCAAGCATGTGTATTGCGAAAAGCCGCTAACCCACAGCATTTGGGAAGCTCGCATCATTCGCGAAGCCGCGGCGAAAGCCAAAGTTGCGACTCAGATGGGAACTCAGATTCACGCCGGCGATAACTATCGGCGCGTGGTCGAGTTGATTCAAGCCGGCGCGATTGGGCCGGTCCGCGAATGTCACGTGTGGGTCTCGCGCGCTTGGGGACGGCAGTCGCCGGAAGACGCCAAAAAATTCGGCGACATCGTGAATCTGCAAGAACGGCCTGCGGAGACTTCACCGATTCCAGCCAACCTCGATTGGGATTTGTGGCTCGGGCCGGCGCCGGAACGGCCGTTTCATGAAGTCTATTTTCCCGGGCCGAAGTGGTATCGCTGGTGGGATTTTGGCAGCGGCACGATGTCCGACCTCGGTAGTCATTGGAACGACTTGCCGTTCTGGGCGCTCAAGCTGCAAACGCCGCGCGTCATCACAGCCGAGGGGCCGCCGCCGCACGCCGAGCTCGCGCCGGCTTCGATGCAGGCCACTTATGAATACGACGCCCGCGGCGACATGCCCGCGGTGAAAATGATCTGGTATCAGGGCGTGAACAAGCCGCAGATCTGGCAGGACAAAGGCATTCCGCAATGGGACAGCGGCTGCCTCTTCATCGGCGACAAGGGAATGCTCCTCTCCGACTATGGCAAGCATGTGTTGCTCCCCGAAGATGATTTCAAGGATTTCGCACGCCCCGAGCCGTTCATTCCCAAATCAATCGGCCATCACGCCGAATGGCTGCACGCCTGCAAAACCGGTGCGCCGACGACTTGCAACTTTGAATATGCCGGGCTGCTAACGGAAGCCAATCACTTGGGGAACGTGGCGTATCGCACCGGCAAGAAGATCGAATGGGACGCCACGAACCTGAAGGCCAAGGGGGTTCCCGAAGCCGATCCGATCATCCGCCGTGAGTATCGGGCCGGGTGGAAGCTGGTTTAG
- a CDS encoding AI-2E family transporter encodes MKHLPASPTRSISPPHASPPSEAAKTAEIEPQSQPAPAWPMVVLATLSIVAALYFARDLLIPIVLALLLAFLLMPLMRQLRSWRVPDIASAFVLVAAVVSLFAVGVLTLAGQAQHWLADAPRVLNRASQLLPTESGPLKNLKQATAAVQQLTRGTGDAKPLAVEVSSHDGMLTALGVSTHFVAAAVIVFVLAFFLLAFNSQLLNQAVESRETFSEKRSIVQLLKNIENGISRYLFTVTIINCCLGLATSILLWLMNVPNPILWGVLVTTLNYVPHVGAFICMGVLFLVGAVTHESLWYGLAIASMFAVLTSLESYLITPLVLSRSLQLSPLAIILSILFWGWLWGIAGGLMAAPLLAMLKITCDQFDSLQGLAALLGGEGEKSGEEKKKLAV; translated from the coding sequence GTGAAGCACTTGCCCGCCAGCCCGACACGATCGATCTCGCCGCCGCATGCATCCCCGCCGAGTGAAGCTGCGAAAACAGCCGAGATCGAGCCGCAGTCACAACCCGCGCCGGCCTGGCCGATGGTGGTGTTGGCGACACTTAGCATCGTCGCGGCACTCTACTTTGCCCGCGATTTGCTGATTCCGATCGTACTCGCTCTGCTGCTCGCGTTCCTGCTTATGCCCCTGATGCGGCAACTGCGCAGTTGGCGAGTGCCCGACATTGCCTCGGCATTTGTGCTGGTGGCAGCCGTGGTTTCGTTGTTTGCCGTGGGAGTTCTCACGCTTGCAGGCCAGGCGCAGCATTGGCTCGCCGATGCGCCGCGGGTGCTGAATCGCGCCAGCCAACTCTTGCCGACCGAGAGTGGTCCTCTTAAGAATCTGAAACAAGCGACTGCGGCCGTGCAACAACTGACGCGCGGCACGGGCGATGCCAAGCCGCTCGCCGTTGAGGTCTCTTCGCACGATGGAATGCTCACCGCGCTGGGCGTGAGCACGCACTTCGTCGCCGCGGCCGTCATCGTGTTCGTACTGGCGTTCTTTCTACTCGCGTTCAATTCGCAACTCCTCAACCAAGCCGTCGAGAGTCGCGAGACGTTTTCGGAAAAACGGAGCATCGTGCAATTACTGAAGAACATCGAGAACGGCATTTCGCGTTATCTATTCACCGTGACCATCATCAACTGCTGCCTGGGTTTGGCGACCAGCATTCTGCTGTGGCTGATGAATGTTCCCAATCCGATTCTATGGGGCGTGCTCGTCACGACGCTGAATTACGTGCCGCACGTCGGCGCGTTCATTTGCATGGGCGTGCTCTTCCTCGTCGGCGCGGTGACTCACGAGTCACTCTGGTATGGCCTGGCCATCGCGAGCATGTTCGCCGTCCTCACCTCGCTCGAGAGTTATCTCATCACGCCGCTCGTGCTTAGCCGTTCGCTGCAACTTTCGCCGCTGGCGATCATCTTGTCGATTCTCTTCTGGGGTTGGCTGTGGGGAATCGCTGGCGGCCTGATGGCAGCGCCGCTGCTGGCCATGCTCAAGATCACCTGCGATCAGTTTGACTCGCTGCAGGGTTTGGCGGCGCTGCTGGGAGGCGAAGGAGAGAAGTCGGGTGAAGAGAAAAAGAAGCTCGCAGTGTGA